Within the Scleropages formosus chromosome 8, fSclFor1.1, whole genome shotgun sequence genome, the region TAGAATCAATGTGAACCACCAACGATGACGCTTGTCTAAAAGAGCAAAGTTGGCTTGCAGGTCTATCTATGTGGATCAGTTAGAAGGGCACTATCAGGGCTCATTAACAAGTAACtaaggagctgctgctgtgatCCTACAAAACGGATTTGGAAGTTCGGACCTTGTAAGTATCACTATGACAAACAAAGTATGGTCATTACTGCAGTAACCCAGCTGTGATGTCAAATTCAAATTTGTGTAGAATCCTGGCGGTGGTTCACACAAAGAGAAGCTTGTTCTGTTGAACACTGTTTAAAATGATCTCAAATATTGCTGTAGCATATAGCTGTCAGAAGAACATTGATGTAAGGGAAAAATATGGAATGTGGTTGACCAAGGCAGGCAATTcatgttgaagaaaaaaaaaaaaaggccgcTTGTGAAGCGAGGCGCTTTTAGATGAGGCAAAGTCTCAGAACCTGAACATACCGTCATAAGCTGCAGCGTTTACGGCCGCCGTTCACGTTTGACACTATTGGGCCGgtgactgcaaaaaaaaaaaaaaaaccccccactTCCAAAGTAATACGAGGGCATGTATGCAACCCATAGTGGGAACTGAAACGACAGAAACCCTAAAGGACAGCGCTGCAATTagatttctgtaaaaacacatttcagcaggagatggagaacAAGGGTTTGCAGATTTTCCTTACGTGACTTTGACGCTGAACGGTGAATGTCAATAGGAGATTGCTTCTTGCAGAACAGCGTAAAGGAGGTCGGGTAGCTTTTCTGACCGTCCTTGGAAGAACTAAGTATGAGCCCGTGCCCACGTTCAGTGTGAAGAAGTCAAATGTAAGGAGATTAGTTTGGACGCACATCTCCTAGCAGCTGCGTGTATTTTGGGAAATGGGATCTCAGCACGGATGATGCAGAAGCTCAGAATTTTGCAAGAGCTATAAGCTACAAAGTGGGACTCTAGCAAGTGGAGTCATCAGGGTGACATTACAAGCAGAATGGGATTTCAGTTCCTATTTATTGTCCTTATACAAGTGTGACAAAATTCAATTTCCCCAACTCCCAGACTAATGGAACTTAGAAAATTCCAGGCAACAACGGGATAGAGGAGAAAGTACAAAGACTAGAAGAAAGGTCGAGAACAGAACCTAACGCTTTTCGAATGTTTGTTTcgcctttttccgatcgcttcaTTTCCACTTtggtttcagttgtgatcgttttccttttctttcaccaTCGCTTGCATCACAATTAAACTTTGGTGCCACGGAGGGtaaaaccaaatacagtaacacacgagacaccgTTAACGGCGACGTGGTCCGACTGGAAAGAGCAAAGTCTTAGTCCTGCCTCGGGCCcacgagccgacgaaccgctgtacACGAGCAAAGTTTTGATGCAACGAACCGTCGTACGTAAGTGGACAtttgtaacctggggactgcctgtatgtcTGATCAATCATTTTTGTATCAGCCTGAGACAGCAAgttaaacatatttataaaaagTACTTGGAACTTTCAGCTGGAGTCAGGTGAGAGGAGCCCACGGGGTGGTCGGTGTACACTGGTGTATTGCCGTCACGCTGCATCTACTTCACGTGGTCTTGCCCTCTTCCTGCAGCCTGTCGGTGAAACAACACCAGTGCAATTGAGAGGATACAACTGCTCATTATAACCTATGCTAGAACAGTCTCAAACAGTTGCTGCTTTGTAGACCTGCACATGTTCTTGGCATCTAAGTAAAAGACAGAAATTGTTTGttccacaaaagaaaaaagtacagtaatagttgatgctgtgtgctgttTAATTATTCCACCAGAAAGCACAGGCAGCTGCAGAAGCGGAGTCCCATTATCGTTAACGAACACGGCCTCGGGAGATTTCAAGCAGATCTAATGAGTAACACAAGGTAAGGTTAGGGCTACTGGTGGGTGGGTGTGGTTGCTTTGTGAGACAGACAAACTTGTGACAAATATAGAACGGTACACTGAATGTGCAACATGACAGTAACCACGGGAGCGTGTCGAATCAGACTCGGAAAcaggttttaatattttatccaGCGGCCCTTTTATTACAGTAACAAGGTTTGCATTATAACCCAAACGATTACTGCTCAAAATAGAAATTTCTTAACATTAAAAAGGGGGAGTTGATGACAACCGTTTAAATGTGCAGCTCCCTGCTGTCAGGGAGCCACCAGCGGACCCTTCCAGTAGCTACTGAGCATGGACATTCAGACCACAAACCTCAACTTGgtcacatggcagctgaactaCTGAAATACACTTACAGAATATGGCTTGTGGTCAACGCAATGAAAGTCAACAAATATGTACATTAAAACTACTACTTTGGAGAGAGGAAAACTGCCAATGTGACCTGGGCTGAAAATTACCActgcaagcaaaaacaatgttctCTCCATGACTCAAACATAAAATTTAAAGACCTTGTATGCTGTTTCCCAGCTCCTCAGCTGGTAGTGTGAAGagcacacacaaagaaaatttgAAGCTTggcatgaaaaattattttaagatagaaaatgttaaacattgAAGCGATTTCTAGGGCAACCGAAAGAACGAGGGAGAAGAAGTGATGTTTCTCAATGAACCACTGAGATGTCCAAATGATTAGCTTTTGAATGGTGCCACCTGCAGGCTAAGGGTACAACTGCGGCAGCTGCCCCAGTCAAGGGAGGTGCTGTCGAAGAGCAGGACGATGGTACGGTCAACCTCCCTGGCTGCGCCAAATGAAAACCCAGTTTCTGTCTTTGGAACTGGCTTGAGTTCAAGAGGAGGGATGTTTCACAGTGAGCTCCTGGAAACGAGCCATAACGGCGAAGGGGTTCGGGTCAAGCGTGGATGTGAAGGGACACTGAGGGATGGGGCTGGGTCTCAGTCACTCTCAAACTTGATGGAGTTAACAGCAGTGGAGATCGTCCCGCCTTTGTAGCTTCCGCGCTTCTTCTTGGTCTTCTCGTGGCGGAAGGACTTGCCCTTTGTGaacttcagcatttcattgGCTTTCTGGCCCCAGTCGCCATTAGACCCCAGCTGGGCGAAAATGAGAGCGCAGGGATCAGGACTGTGGGAAGTGCAGGCTGCACTGAGCAACACAGAGCAGTAGCCTTCATGCAGGTGCGTGCCGGCACCAGCGCTAAAGAACCAAGTAAGAGTTGCAATGGAAGAGGTCACCGGTGCCCACATACCTTGGCGTCAAAGGAGTTGTCCAGCAGCCTGGGATCCACAGCGATCTCGTCGTCTTTTATTCTGCGGAAGGGAGAGTTGCTTTTCTTCGAGCGACACAAGACAGCCGCAAGTCAGTCAAAATTGCATTGTTTGCAGGAAATGTAGAGCACACAGATGCGTCCCTCTTCTTGTGCAACTGATATGACAGCTCCTTTCAGGACTATGAAAACACCTGATTACGTTAATTTCAGATTTCCTGCATTTGCATACACTAAGACTGTTTAAGGATAAGAAtataaaggaaggaaaaaaagtgtcaatcTAGGAACTGCAAGCAAACGCAatcaaaaaaatgcatttataacaAACGGCATACAGACTAGTAAAATATGAGTCGTTATCTCCTCCTTAAGCAAACAAAACTAGTCCAGAGAGCAGCCAGAGAAGTTTGACCCGTCTCATGACGGCAGTACCTTCTGCTTGGCCTTGGGGAAAGAATGCGGGGTGGAGGTCTTCAGTTTCTTGTCCTTGGGAGTTTTAACTTGGGTAGACACCTCTTCCCCCACCTTGTCCTCACTTTCCGATGACGATTCTTCATTCCTTTTCCTTTTGCCGTTTGCACCTAATAGGAGAGTTCAGATACAGCTACACAACAAAACCCAGGTACCCTGGACCCGTAGGGAACAGTAACCACCAAAGGGCTGGCTTAAAGGACTGCTAAGATCATAGACCTTTtctagaggggaaaaaaaaaaaaaaaaaaaatcctgggtTTCATTTGTTCTACACAGTTGGTATCTCTAAAAAGATTACCCCCCCGAGATGACTAATCGGCTGTGAGAAAATTAGCTTAGACAGACACAGCTAAACGTTAGCTGTTTTGGCTAAGAGTCTTTGAACTTCAAGTCAACAAACACAACCTTGAGCCAGCTCCTCAGGGGGCTGTTTTAATTAAGATAGTTTTGTCTCGTAAATTCCAGTAAATCGCCATGAGCACGTCTACCATTATGACAACTGGCGAAAGCATGATAAAGACCCACGATCGCTTAAGAGGACAAGCTAGGCGGGAAAATTTGTGTGAGTGTTGATGCGTTAAGCATGGCCATGGAGCTGTACTCCTTTGAAATGCTAGAAATAGATTTCAGCTCTTACTGTTGGGTGTAGCAGCTCCTTTGGGGGTCTTTGCCTTCTCCTGCCCCTTCACATTCACCTTCTTGGCGGTGCTCTCCTCCTCGTCAGAGCTGCTGTCGCTAGAAGATGAAGAGTCTTCCGTCTTTGATGTGGCAGGGGTGGGCTTTTTCGGCACCGCTTTCTTGCCATTGGCCACCGCAGGCTTGGCGGGTGTCTTCCGGGCCTCGGCCTCGGAGTCGGAACTGTCCGAAGAGTCCGAGCTGCTGCTCTCCCGCTTCTTCTTTTGAGCAGGTGCGGTTTTAGCAGGTGCCGCTGCCTTGCCGCTGACCACTGCAGGCTTCACGGTAGGTTTCTTGGCCTCAGACTCGGAGTCGGAACTGTCGGAAGAGTCAGAGCTGCTACTGCtgtcttgctttgttttttgggTGGGCGTGGCCTTAGCAGGTGTGCTTTTAGCAGGGATGGCCTTAGCAGGCGTGGCCTTGCTGGGTGCAGCCAGCGTTTTCTTCCCCTCATCTTCATCGCTGGAACTATCCGAACTGTCACTGCTGCTGGAGTCTGCGGCTGCCTTGCCGGCAGGGGGTTTGGCCTTGGAAGCAGTCCTGTTCGCGGCAGCCGGCGTAGCTGCTGGTTTAGCGGACTCGGTCTCGTCGTCAGAATCGGAACTGTCGCTTTCTGCTGCCGGTTTTCCGGCTGGGGTGGCCGGTTTAGATGCCGACTTGGTAGCAGgagcggcgggtttggccgatgCCTCATCTTCAGAAGAGGAACTGTCTGAGTCAGAGCTGGAACTGGTCTTGGTGTTAGGTGCAGGTTTGGCAGTTCTTTTGGGGGTTGAGGCTGCTGCTGTGGGCTTTTTGGTGGCCACGGCTTTGGGGGCTGGTTTAGCTGGAGCCTTGTCCTCATCAGAGCTGTCGGACTCTACGGAAGGAAAAGAACATGAAATACAGATGTTGTTCCGCTGTCGCACACAAAGACGTAACTAAACGCAATGCCACATACTGTAATTAGGGCTCGTCATCATCAAGAACTGGAATACGGGAACGGACAAGGAAGACCGTCTCGAGCCTCAAGGTCAGTCTACAGCTCACGGGTCTTCCAAATTACAAGAGTTATCGCCTACCAGAGCTGGAAGAAGAGTCTTCCTTTTTCTTAGCTGAGGTCTTTGCGGGCGGCGTCTTGGTGGCTGCAGCCTTGGCAGGGGTCACCTTAGCTGCAGGTTTTTTggtctcctcttcttcttcggAGCTGGAATCTGTCACATGGAGGGAAACTGTTACGGAATccatcagggaaaaaaaaagaaagggggggggggattctggAAAAAATGAGGGTCGACTCCTTACCAGAACTTTCTGAGCTTGATTCTGCCTTCTTAGCAGCAGGTTTAGGGGTGGCGGGTTTTGCTGGGGTGGATTTCGCTGGAGCAGTTTTAACTAAAGGGGTTAAAGAttgaagaaattttaaatacCAGCAAGTAGACAAGTTCAAGTGTGGTTGAGATGGGACAGAAGTAATCCAGgtcagacaaaacaaacaccagCACTTGAGTGTTTCTCAAGCACTCAATAAAGAGCATGTGTTCAGAGCCCTCTTTTCTTTAACACAACTCACCAGGCACTGTCGTCTTCTCCTCCTCATCGCTACTGTCGTCACTGCTGTCATCGCTGCTGCTCGTGTCCTCACCTGCCCTCTTTTTGGCCGTGACCGGAGTGGACTTCTGCACGGCCGGCGGGGGTGGGACTGCATTGTATGGTCCTGAAATACAGCAGCACCTCCTCAGTACAGCGGGCTCTTAAGAGTTTTGTATTGCAAATCCACACCCACATCTTGTATCCAGGTCTTTAGGCCTCTTTAAAGTGAGTAATTCCGCGTAAAATCGGCATACTTAACAGAAGAAACTCCACTGCAAATACAGGATGGCCGAGAAGACTAGGGGGACATTAGCTTACCTGATTTAGGCTTCTTACTTGGGGGAGTGTCCTCTTCCTCTGAAGAAGAATCTTCGCTGCTCGAGTCTGCTGGGGGCGTCTTTGCAGGGACTGGTGCTTTCGCAGGCTTCTTCtggaagagatggagagagCGCGTAAGAACACCAACCTAAAAACTTAAGGAGAGCTTAGCCGTCTTCCATGCGGAGCGACACGCAATCCCACCTTGGCTGGTGGCTCTTCTTCCGAGTCGCTGGAActgtcgctgctgctgctgctgctttcctctTTCTTCTGGACGGAAGGCTTTTTGGTGACACCCTTTGGGGTGGCGGTGGCAGCAGTGGCTTTGGGGGTACTTTTGCTGACAACTTTTGGGGTTGTCTTCTTAGCAGCTGCACAGTCAACAAGAACGACAAAGCAGGCAGGTAGTATGGAGTatagaaaacaaaggaaacgcAGCTCCCCAAACACACGTTTGTTAAAACTCCTGTTTAACGAGACAAGTGCGATGATTCACACAACAGATTGTTTGGACCGAACGGAAGAGCCTACCAAGACAGACAGACGAGAAATGCGCGAAGCCCACTCACCGGTGGCCGAGGCCTTTGCTGCTGTCACCTCATCATCGGAGTCTGAGGATTCGCTGCTGGAACTGGTGTCCTTCTTCCTGCCCGCCACGGTCTTCGTCGGGGTCTTGGCTGGAGCCGGCGCAGGGGCTTTGGCTGCAGACTTAGCAGGAACCTTCTGAATATTGGAACAGCAGGAGGTAATGGCAATATAAACGGATAGCTgaccattttaacatttatgctTAAGATGCGTACAGTCAAAAGGGTGCAGCTTGCTAGTGAAGAAATTTACcatataaaaaaataagcataaacAATTTCATGTGACAGTTTAGGTGACGGATTGTTTCCAAGGATCCAAAAGCAGTTCTCATCCCGAGACCCATCACCGTGTCTTATTTTCTTACACCCTTGTCACCCTGCTGACAACTTGGAGTATTACTCACTACAAAATTACATATATCCATTGTGCATTTGACAAAATGCCGTTGCTATTCACAGCTACACTCTGTAGCTTCAGTTGGGTGGatttctgtgtatatatatatatatttaaactgGGCTTCATCTTGAAAAGACATCTTTTTTTGAATGATCACTTAAGAGAACAGAACCCATCAGGGCCCGCAGGTCTCAAATCAGAACTGCTGCAACTTTAGCAGGTTCTTTACTGTCTCGCTCTCCTCCCTGCCTCTAGCGTCTGACCATCCATCATCCTCTCGGTAATCCTTCGTCTTGTCCGGATCACCCTCTCACCTTGGCAGGGGCCTCATCCTCAGAGTCGCTGGAGTCGTCACTGCTGCTCTCCTTGGCAGCGCCTGCAGTCTTCTTTGCCGATGCCTTGTTCACTAACGGCAAACAAGAGGCAGTTTTAACAATACTTGCAGACCTTTGTTCTGTGTCCTCTATGGAGTGTTTGAAATTGGGGTAAGATGCGCATCTACTAATGGAAAAAAAGCGTAACTTCTAAACACAGTAATTACCTATAAGTTACTTGCCTGCAGGAAATCCGTTTTCCCATGAACTaggaatatttcacatttttcaggcAGACATATAAATAAGATATTACTATTACTTTACAGCTAAACTCcaaatttcacacacacgtTTTATAAGTTTGAATATGCGTAAAGTTACGAGGAGAACTCAAGCGGAATTAACGTAAATTCAGAGCTGCGAAAGACGAGAGTACGCAGGGTCGCCCCACGAGCAGAGCTTAACATTGGCGCGTCATGCGAACAAGACACGCCGGGGGTTCACCGCCGAGAAGCGGATACGGTCCTCGAGGAAACCGACGCAAGTTCAACAGGTGCCAGGGCTCAACGGTGGGATCGATCAATCGGTTCCCAGATCGACAAGGGGTAACAAAATACGCCGTTAAAGGGACACCTTCCGGCGCTACTCCCCGCAGCCACATCTGCTGGCGGAACCGTACCCGTGGGCGCAGCCTCCTCTTCGCCGCTGGAAGACGACGCCTCTTTCCTTGCCTTCTTGGCCGAGGGAGCGCTTTTCTTGGGAACCCCGTTGGCCAGCGCTTTGCGCTTCTTGGCTTCCGGCGACCTAGAGCGAGGCGCGGCACAGAGGTAGAAACGTAAACAAAAGGAGCGAGGGCATGTTGGCTTCTGCTCATCTCTTGTAGCTCAGCAGGTGCACGGATCAGATGCGTCTCTGTCCCCGGTTTCTGCTGTTCTACGGACAAGATGACTGACCGAAAAGGGATTCCGTACCAAACCTCGCTGTATAGTCGAGGGCATCGTTCAATTTCATTCACTCAGCAGTGGAGCAGAGAACAGAACACTTACTTCACCCAGAAATTGAAGATGTCCAGGAGGCTGTTTTCATTCTGGGCCAGAGGTTTCTGCGCATTTAGGAAACAGAAGATACAGCGTGAGAAAACGCGTCCTCCTCCTTCGACTCGAGTGTTTAGAGCAACTCGCAGCTCGGACCACTTTGTTAATGTTTGGGAGGGAACGTGGAGCCACGTGGGTTTCGCACTCGGTCCCCCCCCGGGCTCTGACAGCTACGTTACGGCCGACAAAATTCACACCGGCAGCTGTGGGGtttcattcagttcaattcataaGGAGGGAAAACTGTCTAGGTGGAACACGTGCGAGTCACGAGTGTTGCCCTGGCTTGACGACGCGCGCTACATGTCATAAGttaacattttgattttctttgtcAACCACCTCGTTGTTCTGGGGAATAAAAagcttccctcccccccccacacggtTCCGATGCCTCTATTAGATTTCATAGGGCTCACTCATCTCACACGAACACACGCACTCGCGACGTCGTTTCTAGCCGCACGTGTCGGCACGCAGCAGCACGCGACTCCCCACGTTTCCCCTTGAACTCGGGCGCCGGCGGGGTAAGCACAGTCCTCGTCGCGACGCGCGGCCTCCCTGGACCCACCGCCGAGCACGTACCACTTTGGCCTTCTTCGAGAACTGTTCTGCGGCTTTGGTGAATTTGTTCTCGAGCAGGAAGGAGTAGACGTGCTTGTAGAGATCACTTGGCACAGACCGATGCTCCGCCATCTTCGCTCCTGACGAACGGAAAGGAAGACCGGAAGCGGCGCATGGCGTCACGATACGATACGATACGTTGCGTTGCGTTACGTTACGTTACGTTACGTTACTTACGTCACACGGCTGCTAAGTCGCTGGCGCAGAAGAAAAACGACACTTCCCGAGCGTGCCCCTTTCACAGGTACTTTTCCCCCCGCTGTTTATAAACGTTAAAGGACATACCGCTAAACTATATAAATTagataatttatgtattttgccTCATAATCAGTGAAATGCATATGAAAAGCACTTTTAgactgagggtttttttttttatattattaggGAAGAAAGCGCATGTCTGACGCACAAATGTGACGTCATTTCCCCCGTCCCCCTTCTGACACGAGAATGGCAACTTCGAGGGTCGCGTGGACTGCAACGGAATGCTGAAAGTCGCGATGATCTTCCTCTTGTAAGAGCCATCGAAACAATTCTGAGCGTTGCGGTGGTCAAGTGCGCTCCGCCATGCCCCGGTACGAGCTCACGCTGATTGTGAAAGCGATGCAGAGGCCCGAGACCGCGGCCACTCTGAAGCGCACCGTGGAAGCGCTGATGGAGCGCGGCGCCGTGGTGCGCGCTCTCGAGAGCCTGGGCGAGCGCGCGCTTCCCTACAAAATCTCCAAGCACAACGTGCGCCACACGCGGGGCGGCTACTTCCTCGTCGATTTCTACTCGTCGCCCAAAATGCTCCCGGCCTTCCTGGACCACCTGAAGCGCGACGTGGACGTGGTGCGCTCCACGGTGCTGAGGAACGAGGAGAAGGAGACCGGGAGCGCGCGCTGCTGTGTCCGCGAGCCGCCGAGCgcgaggcaggaggaggaggaggaggagggaccgCCGCGCCGCAGATGAATGACGGTGAGTCGAGTGCGGAGTGGGGGTTGTGGGGGTGTTTTCACCCTACGAGTTTAGTACTTTGTTCGAGGCTCTACTTGCCGGGCAGGAGCGGAACTAGAACCAGGAGCCTTTGTTTGGTTTGGATGACGAACACGAAGGAAGTAAGTGGGAGCTGCGGGACAGTcggctctgtctgtctgtctgtctgtgtgtgtttgtgtctctctctgtctctctctcagggAAGCTCTTCTAACTTCTCCTTTTCTTGCTTCTGCTCTTTTATCCTCCTCCAGCAGACCTGTGTGACCCGGTCGGTGTTGGCCAGCTGTCCGGAGGAACTGCGCCACCTTTGccctttgtttgtgtaaatatgGTGAAATAATAAAGTGCACACCtttcaatattattatttacttatctaTGTGGTGCAGTTCTGTAAAAGTACTGTTAGCGTTAGGTTTGTACATGAAGATACAGGAAGTTATGCACCCAGTTCTCATTACACGGCGCTCATACTGATGATCGACTCAGTCCAGAGCACTTGCATCGCCCAAGGGAGCCGCAGTCGGACTGCTGTTCCAATCCGGATCCCACGAGCGGAAGATGACGGCCGCGAGTACTGCGGTGCCTCGTGGCCACTGATACGTTTGGTGATACGTGTGACATGTGTTTGCTGGATCTGCCTCTATCGCAGAAGTATAACTGCATGTGTTCACTATGAGCTCCTTTTCCACGAGGAGTGTTGGTTTCATGGGTGTCTGTGAAAGTCTTAGTAGATAAGTAAAGTACATAAGGTTTTACAGAATGTGCATTTCATATCTCGTTCATagattgatttatttttgcGCAGTACTCTTCCCAGCAGATTAGGTTCAAGAAGTGCAGATGGCACAGttgtgtctcagtccacctAGTGAAAATAAAGCTTTGCGCTTTTCAACAACCTTCGGGAATCAAAGGCTAAGTAGATGCACACTGCTCGGTGTGCTGACGCCATGCCGTGAGggtaaaatgttaatgtttattaaGCAGCTTTACTAATGGTCGGGTGGGTGCCTGATCTTCCCGTGTGTGGTTATGTGGTCATCTTTTGTGTGACAAGGTCAATATGTATAGAGGGAAAAGGCTTGGAGCTTTCAGTGGGGCAAAGTTTCCTGTGGGTATGCAGAAAGGAGGAAGAGTAGACAAATATAGTTCTTGCTGTATTATACATCTGTGTTCTTGTTATCAGTACAttaactaatgcttttctccaaaacatctggCACTGATTTTTCTATTTATGAGGCTaggtacatttattaatttagctgatggttttctccaaaccaaGTTATAGCATTAACATTATTTATAccgctgtgtaattttactgctgtagtttagggtaagtactttgctcaaggggactacagctagaggtggggaattgagcctgcaacctttgggtccaaggacAGCAGCGcttaccactatgccaccggCTAGCCATGGGTAAATTTGAATGAGTAATTTAAGGtgagaaccttgctcaagggtactggagtagtatgtgaaatttgaaccaacaaccttcagactCGCAGGCAGCCGTGCCAAACGcaacgttaccagctgtcccatgttTTTGGCCGATCTGTACGTCACATGGTGGCCAGTGGTGATCCTGATTGAAACGCCATGTCCATATTAATTTTGAGAGAAGCAAAATTGAATTGTAATTtggtacaataataatatatagcTATATTTACATCAGCAGTTCTCACTCTATGTGGATCAATGTGTATGCTTGTTTCTTTTCGAAGTCCTTTTGGTTGTCATGACAGATACGGAGTAAATGAACTTATTCATTCATATATGTTCATCTCCTAACAGGGTTTTGATGGTCATGGATTCAGAGGCAGCGAGGCTGGGTTTACCCTG harbors:
- the nolc1 gene encoding nucleolar and coiled-body phosphoprotein 1 isoform X5, giving the protein MAEHRSVPSDLYKHVYSFLLENKFTKAAEQFSKKAKVKPLAQNENSLLDIFNFWVKSPEAKKRKALANGVPKKSAPSAKKARKEASSSSGEEEAAPTVNKASAKKTAGAAKESSSDDSSDSEDEAPAKKVPAKSAAKAPAPAPAKTPTKTVAGRKKDTSSSSESSDSDDEVTAAKASATAAKKTTPKVVSKSTPKATAATATPKGVTKKPSVQKKEESSSSSSDSSSDSEEEPPAKKKPAKAPVPAKTPPADSSSEDSSSEEEDTPPSKKPKSGPYNAVPPPPAVQKSTPVTAKKRAGEDTSSSDDSSDDSSDEEEKTTVPVKTAPAKSTPAKPATPKPAAKKAESSSESSDSSSEEEEETKKPAAKVTPAKAAATKTPPAKTSAKKKEDSSSSSESDSSDEDKAPAKPAPKAVATKKPTAAASTPKRTAKPAPNTKTSSSSDSDSSSSEDEASAKPAAPATKSASKPATPAGKPAAESDSSDSDDETESAKPAATPAAANRTASKAKPPAGKAAADSSSSDSSDSSSDEDEGKKTLAAPSKATPAKAIPAKSTPAKATPTQKTKQDSSSSSDSSDSSDSESEAKKPTVKPAVVSGKAAAPAKTAPAQKKKRESSSSDSSDSSDSEAEARKTPAKPAVANGKKAVPKKPTPATSKTEDSSSSSDSSSDEEESTAKKVNVKGQEKAKTPKGAATPNSANGKRKRNEESSSESEDKVGEEVSTQVKTPKDKKLKTSTPHSFPKAKQKNKRRRDRCGSQAAGQLL